The region GATGCTATTTTAATACTAGGCCTTGGGAATAATTGCCAGCTTATATTGCCTTCAATTTCACAAGGTTGTTGTGTATAAGTTTTTATTTTAAGTGTTACAAAATCTTTAAATATCGTTGGGCTAACCGCACTAGTTATGAGCCAAAAGAAAAAGCTAAGTAATAAGATAAAACCTAGTAAAATCACAGCAAATTTTTTAAGAAGCCGCATAACAACTATAAGAAGTAAAAAAAGCAAGGATAACGATAACTTAAATCATGTCAAGTTTTATTCAATATGTTTTGATAAAAAACCTAATGATAGTGATGGAGAATTTATTATATTAGCAATAGAAATAAATAAGCTAAGTAGTTTGCTCTTTTATAGTTTTTTTAGATCAAATTTTGGCAAATTATATAAATTAATTAAAAAAATTTAAAAAAAATTACCAAACCCTATTGCTATTAACATAAGCTAAGTTTAATCTTAAATTCTTCTATATAGAAGGATTATGGAAGATTTTAAATTTGTAGACGTAGGATTTAGTTTTTTAGGTGTACTCAGGATGAGACAAATAAAAATCAAGGAGAACGTCATGCAATTAAGTGAGTGGGAAGTTATTATTCTCAAGCCTACCTATGTATTTTCATCATTTCTAGCTTCACAATTACCTGATATTGAATTACCTGATCCACATTTGTTAAGTGTTGATAACACAGCTTATGTTATTAAAAAACAAAATAGTGATGAAGAAACATTAAATGAAATAGAGCGTCATTTTAAATTTATGTTTCATCATGAAATTAGCCGTTGGCTAGGCGACACTGCACATAATGAGATTGAAAGTAGTTTCTTAGATTTCCTCTGTTGTTTCAAATTTGAGCTGCACTCACATATTGTTTTGATGGAAAACTCCATGTCTCAAGGTAAACAATTAATACGCGTTAAACCTCGTTCTGTTTTATTAAAGTGGATGAGAACCACTGTAGAAGAGCAACGAGATTTAACGAGTATTTTAGAAAAAGTAACTGTTTCTAATTTAGCTGAAAATGCTACTGTGGTTGTTAAAAATTTTAAAGATTTATCAGAAATTAAACCGTTTCTTCAATCCAATTATTCTCAGATCTTTGAGGCTGAAATGCTTAGAATGTGTGATGAAGCAGATCAGTGGCCAAAGGTTGACTCATTTGAAGCTTTCAGTCGTTATTTTTCCATTGATATTCACTCTCAATTAATACATCTGCATTAAGGAGGTTGGCTATGGGGCCAATAGCTATAGCAGTTATTTGTGCGGCAGTTTTTGGGGTAGTCAGTACTATTACAGCTTTTATACACCGTCTATTAGCAAGCCGGGATAAGCGGTTAAATGATCTTGCGCAAGCCAAGGCTTTAACCCAGGAAACGACAGAGTTAGAGAAATTACGCCACGAAATGTTAAGCTACAAACGTTATAATGCTTATTATCAAGTTTTAGGTGAAAATAAGGAAGCAATACAATACCTTGATCAAAAGATTGAGGAAATTTTAAAGAAAAAATCAGCCCTTATTGAACGATATGCTCAAGCAATCGTTAAAGAGTCAAACGCAATCGTTACGGGAAATAGTTCGCCTGATCGTAAAATAGTTTGTGACAAGTTGAGACAGGAAATTGATAATCAACTTAAAACCTATGATATAGAAATTAAACAATTACAAACGCGCCGTTCTAATTTATGGAATTCTAATAAAGAATTACAAGATTATATTCTAGAACAAGAAAAAAAGCGAAATGAGCATATGGATGCTGTCTATCAGCAACATTCTGCTCTGCTAGAAAAAATCTTCCTACGCCATACTGATAATACTGAAAATATTACTAAAACACTTATTGATTCAACAACACAAACATTTAAGTCTTTAATTACGGCCCCCATTGAATTTTTAGCTAAAAGCTTTCGTTTAACGAGGAATGCTTCATCAAATGTAGCAAAACAAGAACTATTAAAAAGGCAAAATATTGCCGCTTTAGAAGCCCTAATTAATGGTCAAGATGAAGTTGGTAGCCCGGGATTTGATAGAAAAAATAAACAAGAAAATGATAAAATGCCACTGGGTTATACAGCTAATTTCTCATTTAATATGTAATTCTCAATAAATTCACGGTTAATTTATGTTAATCGTGGATTTTTTTCTACCAATTTATAATAAATTCGGGCATAATCTCTTCCTTATCTCAATAAATATTATTTATAGTTAATTAATGCCGCCTAAAACTTCAATAATAAAATCAAAAATTCTAAAGGGTATTGCAGCACTTTTAACCTTTTTTTAACATATATAAGCCATATATTGTTAAGTGAGATTTTAAATAAAATATTGAGCCGCCGTATTATGGAGTTGAAGATGAGAAAAAATTTTAGAGCTATTTTAGCCATTTTTTTTATAAGTTTTTTTGCTAGTATTTCAATAGCAAGCACCCAAGATGATCTTTTAAATTATGAAAAAAATACCGTAGAAATTTTTCAAAAATTTTCATCCAAAGTAGTTTCAGTTCATCGATTAGCGACTGTCCGACATGCTTATACCAAAATGCATGTTCCTGCCGGGGCTGGTTCGGGTATTATCTGGGATAAGCAGGGGCATATTGTTACGAATTATCATGTCATTAAAGGTGCTGATGATCTTGCCGTTACAATTGGTAATGTTACCGTTCCTGCTAAAGTGATAGGTGCTGAACCACGTAAAGATCTTGCTGTTCTTGCGATATCTTCAACTAAGGCATTAAATTTACTAAAAAATGTGACGCCTTTTGAAATTATTCATAGCCGTAATTTATTAGTAGGCCAAAAAGTAATAGCGATTGGTAACCCTTTTGGTTTGGATCATAGCTTAACTATCGGCGTTATTTCCGCTTTAGGTCGACAAGTTCCAGGTGCCGGTGGTGTTACTATCCGTGAAATGATTCAAACAGATGCCTCTATTAATCCGGGAAATTCAGGTGGGCCTCTTCTTGATAGCAAAGGCCGCTTAATAGGGCTTAATACGGCTATTTATTCTAATTCAGGGGCTTCAGCAGGTATTGGCTTCGCTGTTCCCTCTGATGATGTAGAGCGTATTGTTCCACAATTAATAAAAAATGGACGAGTAGTTTTAGCAGGTATTGGCATTCGTCGAGTCGAGCCTAGCATTGCAAAGCACTTTGGTATTAAAAAAGGTATTTTAATTTTAGATATTTTACCGCATTCACCTGCTGCTACAGCTAAATTACGGGGCACTTTCAGAGATGTTGACGGTAGAATTCATCTAGGCGATATTATTACCGCTGTCAATGGTCATCCAATTCCTAATTATGATACTTTTTATAATTTACTTACCGATATCAAAGTAGGTGAAGAGATTACAATAACTGTTCAACGAGGCGGAAAGCATATCAATCATAAATTAAAAACAATTGATATAGCTAGTTACTAATTGACTTCTATCCAGAAAAAAGAGAAACCAAACGTAGATTGGGCTAAACGAAGTGCAGCCCAACAATTACAGCCATAAGGCATGTAGCTTATTCATAATTCGTCGGACTGCATTTTGCTTAGATTTAAGTAGCCTGGGTGCAGGCCCAAAGGGCCGGAACCCGGGTTTCATTTCGTTTCACCCAGGCTGCTGTACATTTGCCACGTAGCAATATCATGAAAAAAAGCAAAGGATGTCAATAGTATTTAAGCACCATACAGCTGTTGATAATGCTGAAGTTGTTTTAACTCTTCATTTAATTGCTTATTTTCTAAATATGCCATTAAATCATGTATATCAATAATTGATAATACTTGAATGCCTTGCTTTCGTATTTCACTAATTGCTGATTGTTCAGTTAAACCACGTTCACAGCGATCAAGTGCAATAATGACAGTTGTTAAAGATCCACCATTTTCTTTAATTAACGTTTGTGCTTCTCGAAAGGCAGTTCCGGCTGTAATAACATCGTCAATAATAATCGTATCGCCAGTTAGAGGCGCACCGATAAGGATTCCTCCTTCCCCGTGTGCCTTTGCCTCTTTGCGATTAAAGGTTACAGTGGCATTAATACCATAATCTGCTAAGGCAATACTTGTTGCAGTTGCTAATGGTAAGCCTTTATAGGCTGGCCCAAATAAATGTGAGCAGTTTATATTATGTTCCACAAGGGTTTTTGCATAAAATTGACCAAGTTGTTTTAAAGGCTGCCCATGATAAAATAAGCCAGCATTAAAAAAATAGGGGCTTTGACGACCAGATTTTAAGGTAAAGTTACCAAATTTCAATACGTTACAGCTTAAGGCAAGTTCAATAAAAGTTTCTTTCGTATAATTTTGAGTCGTTTGTACCTGATTAGTCAAAATAAAATTCTCCTAAGTTATAAAAAATCTTAACAATCAACAAAAAAGTGCTATGCTAATCTTAATGCTAGTAATTTTTAGCATTGTTAGGTATTTATTTTAAATTGAATTTTCTCCTAATTAGAGCTAATAATAAAGGAGTAGTTTAAATTTAGCTGTTAAATACTTAGTGGTTAGATTTTCGATTACAAGCTTCAGACGAAAGGGGATAGCGAATGTCGCAAAGAGAGACTGGCCATGTTAAATGGTTCAATGAAAAAAAGGGATTTGGATTTATTGTCAATCAAAATGGTGATGATATCTTCATTCATTACAAAGATATTAATGGCACGGGCTTTAAGACGTTGCATGAAAACGATCTTGTTTCTTATATCGTTGATAAAGGACCAAAAGGATATAAAGCACAAGATGTGACTGTTATTCATGAATAATTAGATCTATTAATTATTGCGTTTAGCTAAGCTAAATAATCTAGATGTTTCATTAGATTATTAGGCATGCTAGTTGAAAAATTCTTGCTACCAAAGCATGAATAGATAATTATTCGCCAAATAAATAACAAGGCATATTCACTACAGTAAGCCAGCTGGCTTAAATTAAGCTGGTCTACCTGTTTTTTATAAATTACTTGGTTTTGTATTCGGTATACAGGATAATGTATAAAACGGCTAAGTACACTTTCAAATTCAAAATATATGAGCTCTAGTCATGTTATATTCAATCTTAGCCATCACCAGTGGGAGCAGCATTTATGAAAACTGCTAGACGTGTCGCTGTTATAACTGGCGCGGCAAATGGTATTGGTTTGGCATTAACTCAACATTGCCTACAAAGAGGTATGAATGTAGTAATGGCAGATAATGACATATCAACTTTATGTGATCGAGTTGAACAGTTAAGTGTTCAAGCTGAAGCAGAAATTTTGGGTGTAACTTGTGATGTAACAAAGCCTGAAAATCTTAAGCATTTAGCTAAGCAAACTATTGAGCGATTTGAGCGAATTGATTGGGTATTTAATAATGCAGGCATTTGTGGTCATCTTGAGCCTGTATGGGAGCTTACTAATGAGCATATTCGTAAAGTAATGGATGTTAATCTATATGGCATTATTTATGCTATTCAAGCTTTTTTACCTATTATGTTCAACCAAAATCATCGATCACATATCATTAATATGTCTAGTTTTTATGGATTATGTAGTGGCTCACAAATGGCAGCTTACGCTATGTCAAAGCATGCGGTTATTGCACTTTCCGAATCGATTTATTTTGATTTAAAGCGTTTAAATAAGCCTGTAGATGTTTCTGTTGTTTGCCCTTCTTTTACAAACACCCAATTATTAGTTAATTCAACACCTCTAAATGATAATAAGCTGCATGAAATGCTAAAAGATTTAATTGAGCGAAGTAGGCCTGCAGAGGACGTGGCCCAATATATCCTTTATGAATTAGAGAAAAAAACTTTTTATATATTACCTGATAAGGAAGTAAAGGAATATTGTCAACAAAGAGTTGAGGCAATAATTAATCAAACGGAGCCACACCAGCATAATATTGAAAAACTCATTGCTTCTTTAAGTGAACGGGCGCTTCGATTTAACTCTCTTACTATATAAGCTAATAGTTAAATGTATGATCAATAAATTAATTTAAAACTAAAATAATAGACCAATGCATTTATTAAGTAGTCGATCTTTTTTACCTTTATTTCTTACTCAGTTTTTTGGGGCATTCAACGATAATGTTTTCAAATTAGCAATGTTAACATTAATTAGTTATCATTTAAGCACCTCACAAGCTAATTCTGAGCATTATCAATCAATTGCTGCTATTTTATTTACTTTACCATTCTTTTTATTTTCAGCTATTGCTGGTCAATTAGCAGATACCTATGATAAAGCATTTTTAACGCGGGTAATTAAATTTACCGAAGTTATTCTAATGGTAATAGGCAGTATTTCTTTGCTAAAGGGTAGTATTCCTTTTATGTTGCTGACTCTAGCTGGGCTTGGTATTCACTCTACGTTTTTTGGCCCTATTAAATATGCAATATTGCCTGATCATTTGCCCAGGTCGCAATTATTAAGTGCCACAGGCTTTATTGAAGCGAGTACTTTTTTAGCTATTCTAACTGGTACTATTTTAGGTACTTTATCTATAGGAAATAAGAACCATGTTACTCATGCTATTTTATTAATTAATTTAGCTTCCTTCAGTGGTCTTGTAGCTAGTTTTTTTATTCTTCCTGCACCACCTGCTCAGTTAAACTTAACTAAAATCGACTTAAATATTTGGCATTCAACAATCAAGATGCTTAAAAAGGTAATAAATAATAAACGTATCTACCCTGTTATATTACTAATTTCTTGGTTTTGGTTTATAGGCGCTGTTGTTTTAACTAAATTACCGGATTATACCCATTATATTTTGCGCGCTGATACTACCGTATTTGCTATGTTTTTAGGAATATTTTCAATTGGTATTGCAGCAGGGTCTCTCGCTATTATCAAATTTTTAGCAGGCCAAATTACCTTACGATATGTGCCTATAGCAATGTTATTTTTATCAATTTTTGCCCTAGATTTGTACTTGGCTTCTCCTTCTATAAGACCCAATGCGCCCTTAATTAATTTATTACAATTTCTTATGGTTTTAAAGTATTGGCGCATTACTATTGATTTTTTTCTTTTTTCATTTTGTGGGGGATTGTTTGTCGTACCGTTATACACTTATTTACAAGTGATAAGTACTGAAAGTCAACGGGCACAAACGATAGCAGCAAATAATATTTATAATGCATTAGCCATGGTTTTAGGTGGCTTCATGGTCATGCTCATGCTTAAGCTTAGGTTTTTAATTAAAGACGTCTTTTTAGCCATTGCATTAGCTAATATTATTGTTGCTATTGTATTAAATCGACTTTATAAAGTTAATCATTTAACCAGTCTTTAACTGGTAAAAAATCTGTATAAAGCTTTGCTTCATGGCTCCCTTCTTCAGGTTGCCAATTATAAATCCAGTGTACCTCAGGGGGTAGAGACATTAAAATGGATTCTGTTCGTCCTCCTGATTGTAAACCAAACAAAGTACCTCGGTCATAAATTAGATTAAATTCAACATAACGTCCACGACGATATAATTGGAATGCTTTTTCTTTTTCACCATACGGTAAATCTTTCCGTTTCCTAACTATAGGTTCGTAAGCTTGTAGAAAATGATTGCCAATACTTCGCATAAAGGCAAAACTATGTTCGAAACTAATTTCATTAAAGTCATCAAAAAACAAGCCACCGATTCCACGGGCTTCTTGTCGATGCTTTAAAAAGAAATAATCATCACACCATTTTTTGAAAGTTGGATGAAGATGTTCGCCAAATGGTAAACATGCTTGTCTGGCAACAGAGTGCCAATGGCGACAGTCTTCATAAAACCCATAATAAGGTGTTAAATCGAAACCACCACCAAACCACCAAATAGGTGGCAAATCAGCTCTTTCTGCAGCAAAAAATCGAATATTGGCATGAGTAGTAGGTACATAAGGATTTTCTGGGTGTACTACAATAGATATACCTAAAGCATTAAAAGAACGGCCAGCAAGTTCTGGACGTGATGCACTGGCACTAGGAGGCAATTGCTGTCCTAAAACATGGGAAAAATTAACACCTGCTTTTGCAAATAAATTTCCTTTTTCTAAAATGCGACTAATTCCTCCTCCACCCAATTCTCTAGTCCAGATATCTTCCTTAAATGTTTTACCATCTAATCCGCTTAATGTGGCGCAAATCGTTTGTTGTAGTTTAAGTAAATAGTCTTTAATTAAGTCAATAGCATTATCAGGTAAAATTAAATTACTCACACAAAGGCTCTTAAGACACAAATAAGTCAATAATACTATATTTTGTCTGAATAAATGAGACTATTTACATGGAGATGGCATTTTCAAACCCTTTTATTTAAATAAAGGCTATTTAATACAAAAATTAGTAATTTAATAAAAAATATAGCTGGCATAGCGATTGCATCTATAAATTCAAAGTGACCATTGGAGAGCACCTTGTGTTTGACTTAGATGGTTATTCCTACAAATATGACGAT is a window of Legionella busanensis DNA encoding:
- the pyrE gene encoding orotate phosphoribosyltransferase, encoding MTNQVQTTQNYTKETFIELALSCNVLKFGNFTLKSGRQSPYFFNAGLFYHGQPLKQLGQFYAKTLVEHNINCSHLFGPAYKGLPLATATSIALADYGINATVTFNRKEAKAHGEGGILIGAPLTGDTIIIDDVITAGTAFREAQTLIKENGGSLTTVIIALDRCERGLTEQSAISEIRKQGIQVLSIIDIHDLMAYLENKQLNEELKQLQHYQQLYGA
- a CDS encoding S1C family serine protease; amino-acid sequence: MRKNFRAILAIFFISFFASISIASTQDDLLNYEKNTVEIFQKFSSKVVSVHRLATVRHAYTKMHVPAGAGSGIIWDKQGHIVTNYHVIKGADDLAVTIGNVTVPAKVIGAEPRKDLAVLAISSTKALNLLKNVTPFEIIHSRNLLVGQKVIAIGNPFGLDHSLTIGVISALGRQVPGAGGVTIREMIQTDASINPGNSGGPLLDSKGRLIGLNTAIYSNSGASAGIGFAVPSDDVERIVPQLIKNGRVVLAGIGIRRVEPSIAKHFGIKKGILILDILPHSPAATAKLRGTFRDVDGRIHLGDIITAVNGHPIPNYDTFYNLLTDIKVGEEITITVQRGGKHINHKLKTIDIASY
- a CDS encoding cold-shock protein, with the protein product MSQRETGHVKWFNEKKGFGFIVNQNGDDIFIHYKDINGTGFKTLHENDLVSYIVDKGPKGYKAQDVTVIHE
- a CDS encoding SDR family NAD(P)-dependent oxidoreductase — encoded protein: MKTARRVAVITGAANGIGLALTQHCLQRGMNVVMADNDISTLCDRVEQLSVQAEAEILGVTCDVTKPENLKHLAKQTIERFERIDWVFNNAGICGHLEPVWELTNEHIRKVMDVNLYGIIYAIQAFLPIMFNQNHRSHIINMSSFYGLCSGSQMAAYAMSKHAVIALSESIYFDLKRLNKPVDVSVVCPSFTNTQLLVNSTPLNDNKLHEMLKDLIERSRPAEDVAQYILYELEKKTFYILPDKEVKEYCQQRVEAIINQTEPHQHNIEKLIASLSERALRFNSLTI
- a CDS encoding MFS transporter, which gives rise to MHLLSSRSFLPLFLTQFFGAFNDNVFKLAMLTLISYHLSTSQANSEHYQSIAAILFTLPFFLFSAIAGQLADTYDKAFLTRVIKFTEVILMVIGSISLLKGSIPFMLLTLAGLGIHSTFFGPIKYAILPDHLPRSQLLSATGFIEASTFLAILTGTILGTLSIGNKNHVTHAILLINLASFSGLVASFFILPAPPAQLNLTKIDLNIWHSTIKMLKKVINNKRIYPVILLISWFWFIGAVVLTKLPDYTHYILRADTTVFAMFLGIFSIGIAAGSLAIIKFLAGQITLRYVPIAMLFLSIFALDLYLASPSIRPNAPLINLLQFLMVLKYWRITIDFFLFSFCGGLFVVPLYTYLQVISTESQRAQTIAANNIYNALAMVLGGFMVMLMLKLRFLIKDVFLAIALANIIVAIVLNRLYKVNHLTSL
- the hemF gene encoding oxygen-dependent coproporphyrinogen oxidase is translated as MSNLILPDNAIDLIKDYLLKLQQTICATLSGLDGKTFKEDIWTRELGGGGISRILEKGNLFAKAGVNFSHVLGQQLPPSASASRPELAGRSFNALGISIVVHPENPYVPTTHANIRFFAAERADLPPIWWFGGGFDLTPYYGFYEDCRHWHSVARQACLPFGEHLHPTFKKWCDDYFFLKHRQEARGIGGLFFDDFNEISFEHSFAFMRSIGNHFLQAYEPIVRKRKDLPYGEKEKAFQLYRRGRYVEFNLIYDRGTLFGLQSGGRTESILMSLPPEVHWIYNWQPEEGSHEAKLYTDFLPVKDWLND